The Taeniopygia guttata chromosome 6, bTaeGut7.mat, whole genome shotgun sequence genome contains a region encoding:
- the CDK1 gene encoding cyclin-dependent kinase 1 — MRLAPPPARAALRTGLCGGGACGGSAGITTTMDDYTKIEKIGEGTYGVVYKGRHKTTGQVVAMKKIRLESEEEGVPSTAIREISLLKELNHPNIVCLQDVLMQDSRLYLVFEFLSMDLKKYLDSIPSGQYLERSRVKSYLYQILQGIVFCHSRRVLHRDLKPQNLLIDDKGVIKLADFGLARAFGIPVRVYTHEVVTLWYRSPEVLLGSARYSTPVDIWSIGTIFAELATKKPLFHGDSEIDQIFRIFRALGTPNNEVWPEVESLQDYKNTFPKWKPVSLETHVKNLDKDGLDLLAKMLIYDPAKRISGKMALNHPYFDDLDKSTLPANLIKK, encoded by the exons GGATAACCACAACAATGGATGATTACACAAAAATAGAGAAGATTGGGGAAG GTACCTATGGTGTTGTGTATAAAGGTCGTCACAAAACCACAGGCCAAGTGGTTGCAATGAAGAAAATACGTCTAGAAAGTGAGGAGGAAGGTGTTCCAAGTACTGCTATCCGAgaaatttctttattaaaagaGCTGAATCATCCCAATATAGTCTG TCTTCAGGATGTTCTCATGCAGGATTCAAGACTGTACCTTGTCTTTGAATTCCTTTCCATGGATCTCAAGAAATATTTGGATAGTATTCCATCTGGCCAGTATTTGGAGCGTTCACGTGTTAAG AGTTATCTGTACCAAATTTTGCAAGGTATTGTCTTCTGCCACTCAAGAAGAGTTCTGCACAGAGACTTGAAACCTCAGAACCTCCTAATAGATGACAAGGGAGTGATTAAACTGGCGGATTTTGGACTGGCTCGAGCCTTTGGAATTCCAGTGCGGGTCTACACGCATGAA GTAGTAACGCTGTGGTACAGGTCTCCAGAAGTGCTGCTGGGATCTGCTCGTTACTCTACTCCTGTAGATATCTGGAGCATAGGAACCATATTTGCTGAGCTGGCAACTAAAAAGCCACTTTTCCATGGGGATTCAGAGATTGACCAGATCTTCAGAATCTTCAG AGCTTTAGGGACTCCCAACAACGAGGTATGGCCTGAGGTGGAATCCCTGCAAGACtataaaaacacatttccaaAATGGAAACCTGTCAGCCTCGAAACACATGTCAAAAACTTGGATAAAGATGGACTTGATCTGCTGGCT aaaatgttaatttatgATCCTGCAAAAAGGATTTCTGGCAAAATGGCCTTGAACCATCCATATTTTGATGATTTGGACAAATCCACTCTTCCTGCTAATCTGATTAAGAAATAG